ACTGGCTCAACATTTCCTTCCAGTGTTCCAGATGCCATAACCTTGAATTGAGCCGTTTTTGTCTCTCCTGGTTTAATGGTAGATATAAAAGAAGTATTACTTCCTTCTATCACAGTTAAACCGTCTTTTTTTAATCCTGTCAGTGTGATTTCTACATTGCTTGCAGCAGCTTTTCCTTGATTGGTTGCAGTGATTTCCAGTGTGGTCGGTTGACCAGGCGTAACAGGTGCTGAATTTTTTACTCCAAAACGAAGTCGAGCGGGCATTTGCGTATTTAACACCCGTACATATACGGTATCCGACCCTGAAAATTTGTCATCGGAGGAATTGGTGTATTCATATTTTATAGTTATTGGATAAACTCCAGGTTCGGCAGTACGATCTGCTTGAATACCGAATTCTAAATTATTGATGCCGCTTTTTCGAATAGAACTGAAGTATAATTTTTCCACATTTTTAATGAGAATAGGGAATTTATCCCCTTGCTTATTGGATTCAATCGTAACGGTGACATCTTCAGCAGTAAAACCTCCGGCATTAACGAAAGGAAGGCTAACTTTTTTATATTCTCCTGCGCCGATTTCAATTACTTCATCATTTACAAGTGAAATACGAGGCTGATATTTTTTGGTGTCTACAACGGTGATGGAGTCGTCAATAGTTTTGCTTCCACTGATGGTACCTGTTTTGCTCGTAGTTTTTCCATCATCAGTCTTTTCAGCATATTTAATGGTATAACTAATGGTATTGTTACCTCCGCCTTTGTATTCTAGTTTCCTTATGATAGGAACTGCACCAGAGCCAGGAGACAAATCAAATCCTAAACTTTTATTGTCGCATCTAAAATTGTCGCTGAATTCGATGGCTTGTAAATGTACTGCTTTTTCACTGGCAGCTGTATTTTCAACATGAATTTCTATGGTTAAGGTATCTCCGGCATCTATTTTACTACCGGAAATATACAATTTGTCTACCCATGAATTTAAAGTAACCCCCTCTGCATGTACCATATTAGCCGGCAATAGAGTAAAAGAAAAAATAAGTAGTACAAAGATCGACAATAGTTTATTGTGCTTTTTCATATATAAGTTCATTCCTTCCATTGATTTTTTGTTCTATAGAGATGATTTCTCCGTCTTTCATATGTATAAGCCTGTCGGCATAATCGGCGATTTCCGTATCATGAGAAACGACTACCATGGTTTGGTTATACTTTTTTGCCATGCTTGTCATAAGCTCTAATATTTCAACCGTGGTATGGGTATCGAGATTCCCTGTTGGTTCATCGGCAAATATAATGGTAGGGCGATTGACAAATGCTCTCGCAATACTTACTCTTTGCTGCTGCCCACCGCTCATTTCATTGGGTTTATGTTTTAAACGGGAGCCTAAGCCTACTGCTTCCAGCATTTCCTTTGCCATAACTTCTCGTTTTTTCTTTGGTATCCCTTGAAAAACAAGAGGCAGACATACGTTTTCCAATGCCGTAAGAGAGGGGATTAGATTGTAGGATTGAAATATAAAGCCTATATACTTTTGCCTAAACTTTGCCAGTTGTGCTTCATTCATCTTTTCAATATAATGCCCTTTTATTTCTACACTGCCCTTTGTAGGTTTTTCTAATCCTGCCATCATATTGAGCAGAGTGGATTTGCCGGAACCGGAAGCACCCAAAAGACAGCAAATCTCTCCTTGTGGGATTTGTAAATCTATATGGTTTAAAGCGACAATCTTTTCTTCACCCATGCGATAGATCTTTCTAATTCCCTGAATATTAATAATTGAATCCAATAGCATTCCTCCTTTCTAAATTTTGACATGTAAATTCATTTTACCATGTATTTCTTCTGCTTATGTTAAAAACTTATTAAATAAGTATTAAGAATTACTTATCGATTCTCTATGCGAATATAAAGCTTGATATATAAAAGAATATATTGAAATTTTTTACTATATGTGCTCATAAATTAATAATATCGATATCATTTGGGGGCGGATGCTTATGTTAAGAGGAATGGCTTTATTGGAAATAGCAAGATTTTTTTTACCCAAGGAAGCAGTATTTACGCCGACTCACAATTATAATGACTATACTTTTATGCAAACAGGAGATATAGACGGAGATGGAGCGGAAGAAATAATTGTAGGCTATTTATGGCGCAAACAACCCTTTGTGATGATTCTAAAAAATATAAAAAACAGATGGTACAGGATATCAACGATTAAAGGTATCGGCTACGATATCAATTCTATAAATTTAGCGCCAACTTCCTCCAGTAAAATTAGCAAAAAAGATATCATTATTAAATGGGTGAAGGATCAGGAGGTACTAGAAACAAATGTCTTCACATGGAAATTAGGAAAACTATATAAGCTTGAAGAAGAAACGAAATATTGCAGAAGAGAAGAAGTATCTGCTCATACTGAAAGCCTTCATCCGATTAAAATTTATAGAGTCGGTGGCGTTCAATGGGGTTATATAAATGATCAGGGAGAGATTGTGATTCCACCACAGTATGACTATGGAGAACCTTTTCAGGAAAACGGATTAGCAGTAGTAAATATTAATGAATTATATGGAGTCATTGATTCTTCAGGAGCCTATGTTATTCCTCCACAGTACTCATATATCGGAGAGTTTTCGGAAGGTAGAACACAAGTCCGGGATGGAAAAGAAACAAAAATGATCGATGAAAAGGGGAATGTTTTATTTGTAACGAATGGAGATATATTCCCTATGAATAACAATAGAGCACCATTCTCTATAGTGGATGAAGAAAATGGATGGAAGTATGGATATATTGACCGAGAGGGAAATGTTGTAATACCACCACAATATAGATATGCCAGGAGTTTTGAAGAAGGAAAGGCTGTCGTTGAGAAGATGGATGGAGGTTATTCGATTATTGATACAGAAGGCAATATCATATCTGATTTAAATTATGCATTTGTAGGAGGGATTGGAGAAGGATTATTGTCTTTTCAAGAAACATTGGGTGAAAGGTATGGGTATATTGATTTTTCAGGGAATATAATCATACCTGTTCAATTTGATACCGCAGAAGAATTTCAGGATGGCAGAGCTGTAGTAAGTATTCAGCAGGATAGTGATTTTCATTATGGATTAATAGATAGAAATGGGAAATATATTATTTCGCCTCAGTATAATTATATTCGAATCTTAGGGGAAAATCGTATTGGTCTAGGTCTTCCGGTGGATGAGAACAATTCTGTTTGGTCAGATTCTAAATATGCAATTGGTGATTTGGACGGAAATATTTTAACCGACTTCATTTACTATGATCTTACAGATTACAATAAGGGATATGCTTCTGCCAATGACGGTCTGATGACTTTTTTTATTAATAGAGAAGGCAAAAAAGTGGATAGTTTGCCTGCAGTCGAAGGCAATGGATCACTTAATTTTGAAGGAAATATTATCGGTGGAAGTATAGATTATAGAATAATTTATTTAGACAGAGACGGAAATGTCATTTGGCATGAGGAGAACTCGCTTCAGCTGAATGACCAGTATAGAGTTCAGGAAAAGAAATATGCACCTAATAGATATTATTTAGTATATTATCCTGAAATTATAGGAATAAAAGATGAAGTCACAAGCAAAGAGGTAAATGAAAGACTTCGCAAGATGTCAAAGGCAGAAGGGATTAATAAGGATGAGATAATGGATTCTACTTATTATGGAGATTATATAGTAACCTTTTTTAAAAATGCTTTAATCGGCATTGAATTAAACGGATACAGCTATACCTTCGGGGCAGCCCATGGGATGCCAAGTAAAGTCTATGCCCATATTAATTTAGAGACCGGAGATTTCTATGAACTAAAAGATCTTTTCAAGAAAAACAGTAATTATGTAGAAATCCTTAGTGAAATCATTAAAGAACAAATTATTAAAGAAGGAGAAGACTCATATGTTTGGCTGGATAGCTATCAAGGCATAAGACCAAACCAATCATTTTATATTACTGATACTGCCCTTCACATTTACTTTGATCCTTATGAGATTGCTCCCTATGCGGCAGGTTTTCCGACGTTTGAAATTCCATTTGAAGACATCATGAATATTATCGATACGGAAGGTGACTTTTGGAGAAACATACAAAATTATTAAATTTAGAGCAGCCCATGGCCGTTTTCTTGTTACATAGGAAATTCCTCCGGATTTCCTATGTAGCAAAAAAAAACCTCCGGACAGGATGCGTACTCTCGTGTATTGTATTTTGTTGGTTTTGCCGACCGAGCTTAACGCAGAGTTTCACTTGAGAAACTCTTTTTTGGTTGGATGAGATGAAAAGTGTGTTGACAAAAGAATTTTAATATGTTACTATAGCATTCCTGCTGTCGAAGGAGAATCATTTAGCTCAACAGCAGAACAGTCGATTAGAAGTAATTTCCAGTTGATTTAATCGACTAAACATGTTAGAATGTAATTCCTGTCACCGAGACAGGGCTGTTAGAAATAGGTAATAAATTACTGCAAATTAACAGTTGACTTGCGATTGGGAACATGATATACTATATTCCTGTCGACAAAAAACGACAAATCATTGATCTTTGAAAACTAAACAGCACAAACCAAAAACAACCCAATCAATTCCATTGATTGAAGATTTAAAAGATAGCCAGTAAACTGGCAAGGATTATAACATGAGAGTTTGATCCTGGCTCAGGATGAACGCTGGCGGCGTGCTTAACACATGCAAGTCGAACGGGGTTATTATGAAGGTTTACCGGATTAATAACCTAGTGGCGGACGGGTGAGTAACGCGTGGATAACCTGCCTTACACAGGGGGATAACAACGAGAAATCGTTGCTAATACCGCATAAGTGTGTGCTTCGCATGAAGGACACATAAAAGCTCCGGCGGTGTAAGATGGATCCGCGTCTGATTAGCTAGTTGGTGAGATAACAGCCCACCAAGGCGACGATCAGTAGCCGGCTTGAGAGAGTGGACGGCCACACTGGGACTGAGACACGGCCCAGACTCCTACGGGAGGCAGCAGTGGGGAATATTGCACAATGGGGGAAACCCTGATGCAGCGACGCCGCGTGAAGGACGAAGGTCTTCGGATCGTAAACTTCTATCAGCAGGGAAGAAGAAAGTGACTGTACCTGACTAAGAAGCCCCGGCTAACTACGTGCCAGCAGCCGCGGTAATACGTAGGGGGCAAGCGTTATCCGGAATCACTGGGTGTAAAGGGTGCGTAGGCGGTAGGGCAAGTCAGATGTGAAAGCCCGGGGCTCAACTCCGGGATTGCATTTGAAACTGTCTTACTAGAGTGCAGGAGAGGAAAGCGGAATTCCTAGTGTAGCGGTGAAATGCGTAGATATTAGGAAGAACACCAGTGGCGAAGGCGGCTTTCTGGACTGTAACTGACGCTGAGGCACGAAAGCGTGGGGAGCGAACAGGATTAGATACCCTGGTAGTCCACGCCGTAAACGATGAGTGCTAGGTGTCGGGGCCGACAGGCTTCGGTGCTGAAGTCAACGCATTAAGCACTCCACCTGGGGAGTACGTTCGCAAGAATGAAACTCAAAGGAATTGACGGGGACCCGCACAAGCGGTGGAGCATGTGGTTTAATTCGAAGCAACGCGAAGAACCTTACCAAGGCTTGACATCCTCCTGACAGGCTCTTAACCGAGCCCTTCCTTCGGGACAGGAGAGACAGGTGGTGCATGGTTGTCGTCAGCTCGTGTCGTGAGATGTTGGGTTAAGTCCCGCAACGAGCGCAACCCTTATCTTTAGTAACCAGCGAGTAAGGTCGGGGACTCTAGAGAGACTGCCAGGGTGAACCTGGAGGAAGGTGGGGATGACGTCAAATCATCATGCCCCTTATGTCTTGGGCTACACACGTGCTACAATGGCTGCGACAGAGGGAAGCGAAGGGGCGACCTGGAGCGAAACCCAAAAAAGCAGTCCCAGTTCGGATTGTAGTCTGCAACTCGACTACATGAAGTCGGAATCGCTAGTAATCGCGAATCAGCATGTCGCGGTGAATACGTTCCCGGGTCTTGTACACACCGCCCGTCACACCATGGGAGTCGGAAGCACCCGAAGCCGGTGACCTAACCGTATGGAAGGAGCCGTCGAAGGTGAAGCCGATGACTGGGGTGAAGTCGTAACAAGGTAGCCGTATCGGAAGGTGCGGCTGGATCACCTCCTTTCTAAGGAAATGAGTTTGTGCTGTTTGGTTTTGAGGGTTCAATGCTCTCAAGATTTTGCACCTTGAAAACTAAACACTGAAAGAAGCTAAAGTAAACATTCTTGCAAAGGCATGATGAATTTAAGAGCCAAGCTCATGGCTACCATTCGAACTTTTCGTAGGGTAGGGAGCTTGTGCATCGAAAAGTTCTCATGACCTAAGCAAAAAATGCAAACATTTTTTACTTAGGTCAAGCTAATAAGAGCATAGGGTGGATGCCTTGGCACCAAGAGCCGAAGAAGGACGCGGTAAGCTGCGAAAAGCTTTGGGTAGGCGCAAACAGCCGTTGATCCAGAGATGTCCGAATGGGGAAACCCGACTTGGCGAACCCAAGTCACTATTAGATGAATCCATAGTCTAATAGAGGGAACGCAGGGAACTGAAACATCTAAGTACCTGCAGGAGGAGAAAGAAACATCGATTTCCTAAGTAGTGGCGAGCGAAAGGGAAAGAGCCCAAACCAGATTGCGTGCAATCTGGGGTTGTGGACTGCGAAAGGTAGTTTTAAGGATAGTCGAAGTGTTTTGGAAAAGCACACCAAAGAAGGTGAAAGTCCTGTAGACAAAATCCAAGAAACGCCGGCAGTATCCAGAGTACCACGAGACACGAGAAACCTTGTGGGAAGCAGGGGGGACCACCCCCCAAGGCTAAATACTCCTTGGTGACCGATAGCGCATAGTACTGTGAAGGAAAGGTGAAAAGAACCCCGGGAGGGGAGTGAAAAAGAACCTGAAACCCTATGTTTACAAGCAGTGGAAGACCGTTAAAGGTCGACCGCGTACTTTTTGTAGAACGGTCCGGCGAGTTACTGATGCCAGCAAGGTTAAGTGCCAAAGGCACGAAGCCGAAGGGAAACCAAGTCTTAAAAGGGCGATATTAGTTGGTATTAGTAGACCCGAAACCGGGTGATCTACCCATGGTCAGGATGAAGTCACCGTAAAAGGTGATGGAGGTCCGAACTCACACGTGTTGAAAAACGTGGGGATGAACTGTGGGTAGGGGAGAAATTCCAATCGAACCCGGAGATAGCTGGTTCTCCTCGAAATAGCTTTAGGGCTAGCCTTGATGTGAGCCTAGCGGAGGTAAAGCACTGAATTGCCTAGGGGGCCAACAAGCTTACCGAAGCATATCAAACTAAGAATGCCGCATAGGTACCGTCAGGAGTCAGACTATGAGAGATAAGTTTCATGGTCAAAAGGGAAAGAGCCCAGACCATCAGCTAAGGTCCCAAAGTACGTGTTAAGTGGAAAAGGATGTGGGATTTCAGAGACAACTAGGATGTTGGCTTAGAAGCAGCCATACATTCAAAGAGTGCGTAATAGCTCACTAGTCGAGAGATCCTGCGCCGAAAATGTCCGGGGCTAAAACACGACACCGAAGCTATGGATTGCAACTTAGGTTGCGATGGTAGAGGAGCATTCCTATAGCGTGGAAGCTGTACCGAAAGGAGCAGTGGAGTTATAGGAAGAGAGAATGCCGGAATGAGTAGCGAGAAAGAAGTGAGAATCTTCTTGGCCGAATATCCAAGGTTTCCAGAGTAAAGCTGATCTGCTCTGGGTAAGTCGGGACCTAAGGTGAGGGCGAAAGCCGTAGCCGATGGACAACAGGTTGAAATTCCTGTACTGCTAATAAACAGAACTGTGGGGACGCAGGAGGATAGACAGACCGGGGAATGGAAAGACCCGGTTAAGCACAAAGCCAAGCCTGACAGGCAAATCCGTCAGGTGATGGTGAAGTGTTATAAGGACCGAAATTAAAGTAGGGAAGCTGTTGAATCCACACTGCCGAGAAAAGCCGCTATAGTTTTATTAGTACCCGTACCGTAAACCGACACAGGTGGATGAGGAGAGAATCCTAAGGCCGACGGGAGAAGCGTTGTTAAGGAACTCGGCAAAATGACCCCGTAACTTCGGGAGAAGGGGTGCCTGTAGAAATACAGGCCGCAGAGAATAGGCCCAAGCGACTGTTTAGCAAAAACACAGGTCTCTGCTAAACCGAAAGGTGAAGTATAGGGGCTGACGCCTGCCCGGTGCTGGAAGGTTAAGGGGAGAGGTTAGGAGAAATCCGAAGCTTTGAACTTAAGCCCCAGTAAACGGCGGCCGTAACTATAACGGTCCTAAGGTAGCGAAATTCCTTGTCGGGTAAGTTCCGACCCGCACGAAAGGCGTAACGATTTGGGCACTGTCTCGACAACGCGCCCGGTGAAATTGTAGTACCGGTGAAGATGCCGGTTACCCGCGACAGGACGGAAAGACCCCGTGGAGCTTTACTGCAGCTTGATACTGGAATTCGGTATTACATGTACAGGATAGGAGGGAGACTAAGAAGCCAGGACGCCAGTCTTGGTGGAGTCACCGGTGGGATACCTCTCTTGTGATACTGGATTTCTAACCTGAATCTGTGAACCAGATTAGGGACAATGTCAGGCGGGCAGTTTGACTGGGGCGGTCGCCTCCGAAAGAGTAACGGAGGCGCTCAAAGGTAACCTCAGAATGGTTGGAAACCATTCGCAGAGTGCAAAGGCAGAAGGTTGCTTAACTGCGACAGCGACGGCTGGAGCAGATACGAAAGTAGGACTTAGTGATCCGGTGGTATGAAAGTGGGATTGCCATCGCTCAACGGATAAAAGCTACCCCGGGGATAACAGGCTTATCTCCCCCAAGAGTTCACATCGACGGGGAGGTTTGGCACCTCGATGTCGGCTCATCGCATCCTGGAGCTGTAGCAGGTTCCAAGGGTTGGGCTGTTCGCCCATTAAAGCGGTACGCGAGCTGGGTTCAGAACGTCGTGAGACAGTTCGGTCCCTATCCGTCGTGGGCGCAGGAAATTTGAGAGGAGCTGTCCTTAGTACGAGAGGACCGGGATGGACGAACCGCTGGTGTATCTGTTGTACTACCAAGTGCATAGCAGAGTAGCCAAGTTTGGAAGGGATAAACGCTGAAGGCATCTAAGTGTGAAGCCCACCTCAAGATAAGATTTCCCATAGCGTAAGCTAGTAAGACCCCAGGAAGACTACCTGGTAGATAGGCTTAGAGTGAAAGCATGGTAACATGTTTAGCTGATAAGTACTAATAGGTCGAGGGCTTGACCTACTAAAATGTTTTGGCTATTTAATTTCAGTGTTTAGTTTTGAGGGTACAGATTATCTGAGGTTAGAAGTAAGAAGTACGAGGTTCGAAGAACCGTATATGAATAGATCTAATCTCCAACATCTGATATCTAACTTTTCGGTAGTGATTCGTCTATGGGAAACACCCATACCCATACCGAACATGATGGTTAAGCCATAGACGGCCGATGGTACTTGGCGGGAGACTGCCCGGGAGAGTAGGTGGCTGCCGAAGTTATGCGGGTGTAGTTCAATGGTAGAACACCAGCCTTCCAAGCTGGATACGTGGGTTCGATTCCCATCACCCGCTTCTATATTATACAAAAAAACTTCCGAATTTTTTCGGAAGTTTTTTTGTTGTATAAATTGTTTTATTTAACTTTTTTCTTCTGTTCTTTTTTTATCTTAAATTCTGCAGTAATAAAGATAAGCATAGGCAGAATCACTTGAAAGGGAAATGCATAATACTTATAGACATTAAATGCCCAAAAGTGCATATCCATGATGTCATCATAAAGAATATATGCAAGACAAACCATTAGCAGACCGGTTTGCATTACAATAGATCGATAATCATTTAAGTGAAATAGTTTGGCAATGCCCTTACATGTAAATAAAAGGCAGAGACTTGTCTTAATAAATACACCAACCACAAATATGAAAGCAACGGTAACTTCAATTCTTTGTAAGAAATCTCCTATTTGTATCCTGCTAACAGCTACATGTGATGGGAAATAAAAATTGGGAAGTTGGCATCCTAATACAAAAATATTTCTTAGGACTAAGATGATTATGATACTTCCTGCGACTAAAAGACCTGAGAAATATACTTTATAAGAAGATTTTTTAGGTTGTAAATTACCTAAAACACCCAGAAAAATGACTGTTTCAGCAAACGGAAATGCAAATGCACTGAATCCTACTTTTATTACAGGAACTAATCCGTAATATAGAACTGGCTGAATATTTTCAAAACGTATTTGAGTGATTCCTAATAATTGTACGACTATTATGATGAATATCATGATAGGAAGAAGATAAGCAGAAGTTCTTGATAAGACTTCTACACCAAGGCGTACTCCATAAATACATATCAAGATAAGAGAAAGCATTGTTATAAACATTGGTGTTTCAGGCATTGTAACAGAATTTAAGAATTCACCGAAATTACGAACAACCAGTGCTCCTAAATGAAAAGCATACCAAACATATAAAATAAGTGCGAGGGCTCCAAGATATTTCCCAAATAAAAGATATATAATATCATATAAATTTTTGCCGGGGAAAAGCTGAATAATTCTTGCGTAAATCACGATGACAGGTATTGACATAAGAAGTCCAAAGATGCCAACAAGCCATGCATCATTCTTAGCATTCGTACCAATTCCCATTATAAGAGTACTTCCCATTATAAAATTAATTAATAGACATATGGCTTCTTTTTGAGTAATTTCTTCTTTGACCATAAATACATTATTCTCCAAACATCGATAGGATGATATTTTTTATGGGTTCTGCAGGACTTGGAACTTTTACATGAAGCGAGATCAGTAATGCAATAATAAATGAAACGCTTCCTAAGAATAAATTAACCCAAAAATCCTGCCAGTATTTTTTTTTATATAAAGTCATAAGTTCTAAAATAAGTAATGGAATATAAGTGATTATCACCAAAATAAACATTTTAATCTCCTACTTCTATGGGTTTTGCAGTCATTGCACTATTTTTAATTTTCACTTTTACTGTAATATGAACTTTTAAATTTTCAAAAACGTTTTCCCAATTTTCACCTATTTTCTTCCATAAAGCGGGTTCACGTCTGTGAGTTGCAGCACCAAATCCAAATATGTCAGCTCCATACTCAGATTGCATTTTCTCTATTAATTTTTTGCAATTCGCTTTGATTAAATTAGAAACATCCTTTTCTAATTTAATAACTTCTTCATTAGTTACAAAATTTTTAGTACTTTTTATTGCAGCAATAGAGACAATAGTATTAATATTAACGTTCATTTCGATTTCATTTCCCTTAGTGACAGGTTGAATTTTTGTTTTGCTATCGAAAATTTCTAATGTGATTGTTGGTGGTTCATTTTTACCTTCAGGATTTAAATCAAGAATTCCTCCTTTAATTTTATCCCGCAGGAAAAGTAAGTAATGCGTTTCATTTTCATCAAGAAATCCAACTAATTTATCATTTTTAAAAATGGCAGTACCTGCGACTTTAGGACATAAATTATCATCTGAGATTGTCAATTCTATAGTAGGTGCAATCGCCATTATTCCATCATTTATAATATCATCGGTTAATTTCCAGATTTGAACATCAGGAGCTTTTGCTAAATTTTTTTGATTCACTAAAATATCTAGTAAATTAAAAGAAGTTACTTGATCTTCTTTTTCTTTTTTCTCTAGTATTTCTTTTGCAGAGTTTTCTTTAGAAATTAAAATATATACGTCAGACCTAGTTTCGGCATCTCGATGAAACCAATCTAAGATACCTATAACACCTTTTTGGGCAATTTCTTTGCTCAGAATTAAAACTTTATTATGGCTCCAATATAATTTTTGCCCTGAAATAGATATGGCATTTCTTACTGCATCGAATATGGAGTCACCTTCTGAAGAAATTAATCTTGATGTTGTGGGGGTCTCTTCTCCAATACTAGGTTCTAGAATTTCTAAAGTAATCATGTATTCTTTATAAATTCCTTTATCAATCGCAGCTCCTACTACGATATTCATATCTTCTAGTTCTCGATAATTCCAACAACCAACTAAAATAAAAGAGAATGGCAACAGGATGCAAGTAAGAAAAAAGATTTTTATTAATTTCATTATAATTACTTCCTTTTAGCTTTCTTCGATGGTTGTCTTAATAAATTCTTCTTTCCTATGAGTTTAGGTCTTAAAGACATCATCCACCACGGGGCTCTGATCCATGCATCTTTACCGTCTTGGTCTTTTATTCTTGTAGTATTTAACATATAGGGCACCCCGAAAGACCGAAGACTCATCTGGTGGAGGACTATGGCCAGATATCCCAAAATAAAGCCATAGATACCCAAGATAGCAGAAGAAAATAATAATAAAGTTCGCAAGATAATAATTGCTCCAAGTAAATTTGGGTTTAGCAATTTAGTCATACCAGTAAAAGCTGTGATGATAATGACAGGTGCACTGACGAGATTGGCATCTGCTGCAGCTTGTCCTAAAACTAAAGCACCGACAATATTAATTGCTTGGCCTATGGGGGTAGGAATTCTGGTTCCTGCTTCTCTTACGATATCAAAAATAGTAAGCATTACAAATA
The genomic region above belongs to Defluviitalea saccharophila and contains:
- a CDS encoding ABC transporter ATP-binding protein, which translates into the protein MGEEKIVALNHIDLQIPQGEICCLLGASGSGKSTLLNMMAGLEKPTKGSVEIKGHYIEKMNEAQLAKFRQKYIGFIFQSYNLIPSLTALENVCLPLVFQGIPKKKREVMAKEMLEAVGLGSRLKHKPNEMSGGQQQRVSIARAFVNRPTIIFADEPTGNLDTHTTVEILELMTSMAKKYNQTMVVVSHDTEIADYADRLIHMKDGEIISIEQKINGRNELIYEKAQ
- a CDS encoding endospore germination permease, which codes for MVKEEITQKEAICLLINFIMGSTLIMGIGTNAKNDAWLVGIFGLLMSIPVIVIYARIIQLFPGKNLYDIIYLLFGKYLGALALILYVWYAFHLGALVVRNFGEFLNSVTMPETPMFITMLSLILICIYGVRLGVEVLSRTSAYLLPIMIFIIIVVQLLGITQIRFENIQPVLYYGLVPVIKVGFSAFAFPFAETVIFLGVLGNLQPKKSSYKVYFSGLLVAGSIIIILVLRNIFVLGCQLPNFYFPSHVAVSRIQIGDFLQRIEVTVAFIFVVGVFIKTSLCLLFTCKGIAKLFHLNDYRSIVMQTGLLMVCLAYILYDDIMDMHFWAFNVYKYYAFPFQVILPMLIFITAEFKIKKEQKKKVK
- a CDS encoding Ger(x)C family spore germination protein, which codes for MKLIKIFFLTCILLPFSFILVGCWNYRELEDMNIVVGAAIDKGIYKEYMITLEILEPSIGEETPTTSRLISSEGDSIFDAVRNAISISGQKLYWSHNKVLILSKEIAQKGVIGILDWFHRDAETRSDVYILISKENSAKEILEKKEKEDQVTSFNLLDILVNQKNLAKAPDVQIWKLTDDIINDGIMAIAPTIELTISDDNLCPKVAGTAIFKNDKLVGFLDENETHYLLFLRDKIKGGILDLNPEGKNEPPTITLEIFDSKTKIQPVTKGNEIEMNVNINTIVSIAAIKSTKNFVTNEEVIKLEKDVSNLIKANCKKLIEKMQSEYGADIFGFGAATHRREPALWKKIGENWENVFENLKVHITVKVKIKNSAMTAKPIEVGD
- a CDS encoding WG repeat-containing protein; translated protein: MLRGMALLEIARFFLPKEAVFTPTHNYNDYTFMQTGDIDGDGAEEIIVGYLWRKQPFVMILKNIKNRWYRISTIKGIGYDINSINLAPTSSSKISKKDIIIKWVKDQEVLETNVFTWKLGKLYKLEEETKYCRREEVSAHTESLHPIKIYRVGGVQWGYINDQGEIVIPPQYDYGEPFQENGLAVVNINELYGVIDSSGAYVIPPQYSYIGEFSEGRTQVRDGKETKMIDEKGNVLFVTNGDIFPMNNNRAPFSIVDEENGWKYGYIDREGNVVIPPQYRYARSFEEGKAVVEKMDGGYSIIDTEGNIISDLNYAFVGGIGEGLLSFQETLGERYGYIDFSGNIIIPVQFDTAEEFQDGRAVVSIQQDSDFHYGLIDRNGKYIISPQYNYIRILGENRIGLGLPVDENNSVWSDSKYAIGDLDGNILTDFIYYDLTDYNKGYASANDGLMTFFINREGKKVDSLPAVEGNGSLNFEGNIIGGSIDYRIIYLDRDGNVIWHEENSLQLNDQYRVQEKKYAPNRYYLVYYPEIIGIKDEVTSKEVNERLRKMSKAEGINKDEIMDSTYYGDYIVTFFKNALIGIELNGYSYTFGAAHGMPSKVYAHINLETGDFYELKDLFKKNSNYVEILSEIIKEQIIKEGEDSYVWLDSYQGIRPNQSFYITDTALHIYFDPYEIAPYAAGFPTFEIPFEDIMNIIDTEGDFWRNIQNY